A stretch of Tigriopus californicus strain San Diego chromosome 11, Tcal_SD_v2.1, whole genome shotgun sequence DNA encodes these proteins:
- the LOC131889885 gene encoding THUMP domain-containing protein 1 homolog translates to MSDANRKRKSRDKQFYIQQAKRNKLAKFSLVPGIKGFLLFCNKHEKEAIREGYRILNEFADKRTQVLEESLKEVKQEHQLSAQSQDSQSDEEIDVDQAMDEERQALARERQLPSEEKRFQVVESGAQNVLFIRTTWEDPVQLAMDVMNAILESGEQRTRYLLRLLPVEATCKSQETAIEKAIQTILPRWFKGKSEVSYAVQFKCRLNSNLNKDHITRMIGRLVRQVNDAAKVDFKKPNLTVMVEVMKGNCCIGVLPNYAHYRKYNLIELASPSPGSNKADVDSQKNGDEPAATVTSSEHAKVKSEAEEPELNKSDEVTESYNPLRKGESVKEESQSIGQSPDSSEDVTIITNADNPHPRSNDGSDVDSRKALLGAPLTDPVLKQSSNSNDHGSVQPEVMP, encoded by the coding sequence ATGAGCGATGCCAATCGGAAGCGCAAATCCAGAGACAAACAATTTTATATCCAACAAGCCAAGCGCAACAAGTTAGCCAAGTTCAGTTTGGTTCCGGGTATCAAAGGGTTCCTGTTGTTCTGCAACAAACACGAAAAAGAAGCCATACGAGAAGGATACCGAATCCTCAATGAGTTTGCCGACAAACGCACCCAAGTCCTCGAAGAGAGCCTCAAAGAGGTCAAACAAGAGCATCAGTTGTCAGCACAGTCTCAAGATTCCCAATCTGATGAAGAGATTGACGTGGATCAGGCCATGGATGAGGAACGCCAGGCCCTGGCCCGCGAGCGACAGTTGCCCTCGGAGGAGAAACGCTTTCAAGTGGTGGAGAGCGGAGCCCAAAATGTTCTGTTCATTCGCACCACTTGGGAGGATCCCGTTCAATTGGCCATGGATGTCATGAACGCCATTCTCGAGTCGGGTGAGCAAAGAACCAGGTATCTGTTGCGGCTTCTCCCCGTCGAGGCCACGTGCAAGAGTCAAGAGACGGCTATCGAGAAGGCCATTCAGACCATCCTTCCGCGATGGTTTAAGGGCAAATCAGAGGTCAGCTACGCAGTTCAATTCAAATGTCGACTCAATAGCAACTTGAACAAAGATCACATCACCCGGATGATCGGTCGTCTGGTTCGCCAAGTCAATGACGCAGCCAAAGTGGACTTTAAGAAACCCAACTTGACCGTCATGGTCGAAGTGATGAAAGGCAATTGTTGCATAGGTGTCTTGCCCAATTACGCTCACTACCGCAAGTATAACTTGATTGAATTGGCCTCGCCATCGCCCGGATCAAACAAGGCAGACGTAGATTCTCAGAAAAACGGAGACGAGCCAGCAGCAACCGTGACATCTTCCGAACATGCCAAAGTCAAATCGGAAGCCGAAGAACCCGAGTTGAATAAGAGTGATGAAGTTACTGAGAGTTATAATCCCCTAAGAAAAGGTGAAAGCGTGAAAGAAGAGTCTCAAAGTATTGGTCAATCTCCCGACTCCAGTGAAGATGTCACAATTATTACGAATGCCGACAACCCGCATCCTAGGTCTAATGATGGATCCGATGTAGATTCAAGAAAGGCATTATTAGGAGCACCCCTTACGGATCCAGTTCTCAAACAATCCTCGAATTCGAACGATCACGGTTCTGTCCAGCCCGAAGTAATGCCGTAA
- the LOC131889888 gene encoding uncharacterized protein LOC131889888, which produces MRVMNRLPRCSWARSFSQGPAAARPVTLDYFKWFLPVQTRFKDNDSYGHMNNAVYHAISDSLVNVFLTRQAGCSLDNSDETARFMVKTLCTYYQPISFPNVYLGGLAITKLGQSSVDYEMGLFALNSDQFHTQNFNLVHGNFLADLGHVDLDEKSRCLGQFTHVFVDPKRGFRPTPIPSPVKVILQKLCTSTVVPP; this is translated from the exons ATGAGAGTCATGAACAGACTACCGCGCTGCTCTTGGGCCCGATCTTTCTCTCAAGGACCTGCTGCGGCTCGTCCTGTGACTTTGGATTATTTCAAGTGGTTTCTGCCCGTTCAAACGCGGTTCAAG GACAATGACTCTTACGGACACATGAATAATGCGGTCTACCACGCCATTAGCGACAGCTTGGTGAACGTCTTTTTAACCCGTCAGGCCGGATGCAGCTTGGACAACTCGGATGAAACCGCACGTTTCATG GTCAAAACCCTATGTACATATTACCAACCTATTTCGTTTCCCAATGTCTACTTGGGCGGATTGGCCATCACGAAGCTGGGTCAGTCGAGCGTGGACTATGAGATGGGATTATTCGCCTTGAACAGCGACCAATTTCACACGCAAAACTTCAACCTGGTCCATGGGAACTTCTTGGCGGATCTTGGCCACGTGGATTTGGACGAAAAGTCGCGGTGTTTGGGCCAATTTACCCATGTTTTCGTGGACCCCAAACGCGGATTTAGACCCACCCCGATTCCTAGCCCAGTCAAAGtgattttgcaaaaactcTGCACTTCAACGGTTGTCCCACCCTAA
- the LOC131889886 gene encoding E3 ubiquitin-protein transferase MAEA-like: MSDLRSLEHPTLKVPYEMLNKRFRSAQKTIEREMSHVTTARNTLERNLHSPENLSDLATSLDVLVEKMEQFQSKADEAVQSEVAVMENLKQRLTYLKGGCVPEHDETPALRAWQKTRVDRMLVEHFLRSGFYNSAIKLAQVAKIEDLTNINLFLVAKEVEEALLKKDTSQCLNWCHDNKSKMRKMKSTLEFNVRLQEFIEMVKQNRKMDAVKHARRFLSTTEHEQMATVQQGMALLAFPPGTRIQPYCDMFKESRWQELIEQFRAENYRLFQLSNQSVFSVALQAGLSALKTQKCYSDRNFECPVCQVPLNGLAEHLPFAHCSQSKLICYITGKPLNENNQPMMLPNGYVYGEDALSSMSMGNDGRIVCPRTKEIYSFTEAEKAFVM; this comes from the exons ATGTCCGACCTACGCTCGTTGGAGCATCCCACTCTCAAAGTGCCTTACGAAATGCTGAACAAGCGTTTCCGCAGTGCCCAGAAGACCATCGAGCGAGAAATGTCCCACGTGACCACGGCCAGGAACACCTTGGAGAGGAATCTTCACTCGCCTGAAAACCTCAGCGATTTGGCCACCAGCCTCGATGTGCTCGTCGAAAAGATGGAGCAATTCCAGTCCAAGGCCGATGAGGCCGTCCAATCCGAGGTAGCCGTTATGGAGAACCTCAAACAGCGCCTCACCTACTTGAAG GGTGGGTGTGTCCCGGAGCACGATGAAACGCCGGCCTTGCGAGCCTGGCAAAAGACCAGGGTGGATCGCATGTTGGTGGAGCATTTCCTCCGATCCGGATTCTATAACTCTGCCATCAAATTAGCTCAGgtggcaaaaattgaagatCTGACCAATATCAATCTGTTCTTAGTGGCCAAGGAAGTCGAGGAGGCACTGCTCAAGAAGGATACCAGCCAATGTCTCAATTGGTGCCACGACAACAAATCGAAAATGCGGAAAATGAAGTCCACCCTCGAGTTCAACGTTCGCTTGCAAGAGTTTATTGAAATGGTGAAACAGAACCGTAAAATGGACGCAGTGAAGCACGCCCGAAGGTTTTTGAGCACCACCGAGCACGAACAGATGGCCACGGTCCAACAAGGCATGGCCTTATTGGCTTTTCCCCCTGGTACCCGGATTCAACCCTATTGTGACATGTTCAAAGAAAGCCGTTGGCAAGAGCTCATAGAGCAATTTCGAGCCGAAAACTACCGATTATTTCAGCTCTCGAATCAATCGGTCTTCTCCGTGGCCCTACAGGCCGGTTTGTCAGCCTTGAAGACTCAGAAATGCTATTCAGATCGCAACTTCGAATGTCCTGTGTGTCAAGTGCCATTGAATGGCCTGGCTGAACATCTACCTTTCGCTCATTGCTCCCAATCCAAGCTAATTTGTTACATTACGGGCAAACCTTTGAACGAGAACAATCAGCCCATGATGCTGCCCAATGGGTACGTCTACGGCGAAGATGCTCTCTCAAGCATGTCCATGGGCAACGATGGCCGAATTGTCTGTCCCCGGACAAAAGAGATCTATTCATTCACCGAAGCTGAGAAAGCCTTTGTCATGTAA